Proteins co-encoded in one Uloborus diversus isolate 005 chromosome 9, Udiv.v.3.1, whole genome shotgun sequence genomic window:
- the LOC129229848 gene encoding replication termination factor 2-like translates to MGCDGGTIPRRDELVRQKKKPEQKDKNAENVAKWKHCALSQQPLHKPIVSCELGKLYNKEAVIEHLLNKEKIASSEVASHVTKLSDVKELNLTEKNGFKAKSDQKGDEYVDFHDSRFICPVTGLDMNGIQKFFFLWKCGCVISERAFKEVKSETCHKCGKAYEGDDAIVINGTDEEIDALKDKMIERRRLAKLEKKKKRAAAAAGESEVKKIKVEPSDAVAGTSTGGVTEPAKKIKIEPTANGIPLTNGKTSKLNGKADALSHNGKASSKALDLPHKAQKEYSIAKDPSASAAYKSLFTSHKSAKTQGKAHWITHNPLYF, encoded by the coding sequence ATGGGTTGTGATGGTGGCACGATTCCCAGACGAGACGAACTAGTTCGACAGAAGAAGAAACCTGAACAGAAGgacaaaaatgctgaaaatgtagCCAAGTGGAAACATTGCGCTCTATCACAACAACCTTTGCACAAACCTATTGTTTCTTGTGAGCTTGGAAAATTGTACAACAAAGAAGCTGTTATAGAGCATTTGTTAAACAAGGAAAAGATTGCCTCATCTGAAGTTGCCAGCCATGTTACAAAATTATCTGATGTGAAGGAGCTTAATCTGACTGAAAAAAATGGTTTCAAAGCAAAGTCGGATCAAAAGGGTGATGAATACGTCGATTTCCACGACTCTCGGTTTATTTGCCCAGTCACTGGATTGGACATGAATGGcatacagaaattttttttcttgtggaaaTGTGGTTGCGTTATTTCAGAACGAGCTTTTAAAGAGGTGAAATCAGAAACCTGTCACAAATGTGGAAAGGCGTATGAAGGTGATGATGCCATTGTGATTAATGGTACGgatgaagaaattgatgcattGAAAGATAAAATGATTGAAAGACGCCGTCTAGCCAAACTGGAGAAAAAGAAGAAACGTGCAGCAGCAGCAGCTGGAGAGTCGGAAGTTAAAAAGATTAAAGTCGAACCCAGCGATGCTGTTGCTGGCACATCTACTGGAGGGGTCACAGAACCTgcgaaaaagataaaaatagaacCTACTGCCAATGGCATTCCTTTAACAAATGGGAAAACCTCAAAACTGAATGGCAAAGCAGATGCTTTATCTCATAACGGGAAAGCCTCTTCTAAAGCACTTGATCTGCCACATAAGGCTCAAAAAGAATATAGCATAGCGAAAGATCCTTCTGCAAGTGCTGCATACAAATCATTGTTCACGAGTCATAAATCTGCAAAAACACAAGGTAAAGCTCACTGGATTACACATAATCCTCTTTATTTTTGA